The nucleotide window CGGCCACCACTATattcacaaaacaaaacttttaatttctttatttcgTTTCCAGCCTTTGAAGAAATTTGTTGAGCGAGTCCGTAAGTTTCAAATCTTAAACAACGAGGTGTTTGGGATCCTCACCAAGTATTTGAACCCACCCACAAGCACTGGTTCACCCATGGAGAACGTGAGGTGCTTTCAACCACCTANNNNNNNNNNNNNNNNNNNNNNNNNNNNNNNNNNNNNNNNNNNNNNNNNNCCATAGAATATTAGAGAAAGACCATGTAGACTTACGGTGTCTAACACATTGCAATATACTATTTGGCGCAATGATAGGAACTATATTTCCCATCACCAAGTAATACCCCCCCCACACACAGGGCCCCCTACCCAGCAATGGGGTGATGCATGTGGACGAATGCACGGAGTTTCACCGTCTATGGAGCGCTATACAGTTCGTTTACTGCATCCCTGTGCGGGAGAATGAGTTCACCACAGAGTAAGTAGCAGTGTTTATAATAATGGGGGATGCTCTTTGTATTCATAATTATTATAGGGGACAGATTACATTATTGTATAACAGCATAACGTTTGAATCAGCAGGTCGCAAACTGCGATTcgcttttataattgttgtataaattgtGACACAATATTGCATATAAAACATCTCACAGCAGTAGCGTTTCTGCTGTTTATTTGTTCCTGCAACAACACAGTAAGCTATAGATAACGTTATCAACCACACAGGATATTGTTTGGTGATGGATTGCACTGGGCAGCTTGTTCTATAATGACGTTGTTACAACAAGAGAAAAGGTTTAATATTCTTGACTTTTCGTATCATATAATGAAGGTGCAGAGATTCGATGAAAGAGATGAAGTTATCAAGCAAGTGGTGAGTTCCGGGGCTGTAGGGGTTGTTGAGGTTGTGGGGGTGTTGGGGTTGTGGGGGTGTTGGGGTTGTGGGGTGTTTTAGATGTATAGGAAGTAGAATTTTGCTTTATTGTTGCTATGCCCTTTATCATGTATGTAGACTGACAttgtatggctaacaatttggacaacccagtggttaccaaTTGCTACTTAGTGTCTTATCTCACCAATGCGGCCACCACCATattcacaaaacaaaacttttaatttttttatttccttcCCAGCCTTTGAAGAAATTTGTTGAGCGAGTCCGTAAGTTTCAAATCTTAAACAACGAGGTGTTTGGGATCCTCACAAAGTATTTGAACCCACCCACAAGCACTGGTTCACCCATGGAGAACGTGAGGTGCTTTCAACCACCCATACATAGCTCTGTTATGCGATAATGGATGGAAATTtgagaaaaaggaaaaatatggtcaaaaaataaaaattcgaGAGAATGAcaaattttgtcaaaaatgtttaaaaagctttatttttatttttgtcaaaTCTTTGTAAAAGAGTATTGTTTAACATAGATTATTAAACgaacattaaaaaactaaaaacggTTGGTTTCTGAccaaaaactgaataaaagtCCCTGTTATCTGTAATATCATCattgtaattgttttgtttaataacttcGCTGTATAATAATGATGTTTATCAATCAAGTGAAATTATATTTACCAACTTTCGCAGAGAatttatgtttgaatattattgtGTTGTTTCACGTTATCATGTATTATATGTGTTAATATTACGCAGCTatctttgtatattatgtaaactGCGTAATCATTTATATCTTGCTGAAGTGAAACAACAAGAAGCAGACAATGccttgaataaatgtaatgtcTGTTGTAGCTTATGTTTACACttaactttattaattaaacaaggcctaatatttattttattgaatattatatatagttgtaGATGTATTAACCTAAACAACTGTAGCAACGTTTGATGGTAAGCTTGCATTACATTTCAACCAACATTCCAGGCCCCACCACTTTCTATCCTACAGTCTGTCAAAACATAGACTTCGGtgagaattaaaataatgttttttattcagtaaaattacttttttatatatattttaccgcGACTCCCCGATCAAACAtcgattaaaaatataattttatgaataaatttacCGCCGGATTTTCTATTTCTATGTTAGAGCAattatttattagtttttggggtgaaagtttttttgatttttttcttggttgtaaatacaaaacaaggATGTAGCGGTATATGAACagataaaaagttgttttattaatggaGAATCTACAATATGTATGTCATTAAggtgtttttgttattaaatgtGTTACAAGTTATGTATTCGTGGtaatgtgttatatattagtGTTCAATGTTATAGGCATGTTATGTAAAGCAGTTTAAAGACAGTATTAGGTAGAGCTACTAATTAATTATTGTGTCATTTATGCTTTAAAAAAGACTAATTAAGCCAAAATAATATTGTCAAAAGTATATGTtgcatattaaaacatttttatatatcaatatatgtTTACCAGAAAATGTTTTATGCGGCCAGTGAAGTATCCCTCTACCAAACCGTGTTTTGGTGGGTAGTGAAGTGTTTGGATTATTCatttcataaatattattcttatattgttttcactggaaataaataaatgattttttttccaGAATGATAGAAAGTTTGCGTTGAAATAATCAAAGATGTCGGCACAATCTCAGATGAGAGCGATGTTGGATCAACTAATGGGAACCCAGCGCGATGGTACCGGGTCAAAGTCGCTCCAGTTTGACGATGATTCGGTTTGTAAAACTTTCCTACTGGGTTGTTGCCCCAATGATATTTTATCCGGGACGAGAGCCGATATCGGGGATTGTAGGAAAGTTCACGATCTCGCGTTGAAAGCTGATTACGAGATGGCTTCGAAATCGAAAGATTATTTCTATGATTTTGACGCGTTCGATCATctgaaaagttttatttccGAAACGGATCAAAAGATTGAGGTTTCAAAGAAAAGACTCGCCGAGCAACAAGCAGAAGTGTCGGCCGAGGTTCAGGGCAAAGCTACCACGGTTCAAGACTTGAACGAACAAATCCGAAAACTTCTTGTTAAAGCTGAGGAGCTTGGTATGCAGGGGGAGATTGAAGAatcaaaaactgttttaagcGAAGtcgaaaaagttaaaatattgaaacaagaGGCAGAAGAAGCCTACAAGAACTCGATGCCTGCTTCAACTTATCAACAACAGAAGTTAAGAGTTTGCGAAGTTTGTTCCGCGTATTTGGGACTTCATGATAATGATTGTAGGTTGGCAGATCACTTTGGGGGGAAACTACATGCGGGGTTTATTCAGATCAGGTTAAAGTTGGATGAATTAAAGAAGAAAGTCACCGAGAGGAAAAGTGAGTATGAGGCTGTGTTGTTAACGAGGAGAATGCAACAAAAGGAGAGAAATGGGgaagaaagaagaagaagagagAAGAGATATTCACCGAGTCATAGAAGAAGGCACGATGGTTACAGATCACGTAACTCGAACCGGAAATCTCGTGAAAGATCACGAAGTCGCTCACGTGATAGATCATATAAACGAAGATCATCCCCTTCTCGGTCACGAAGGTCACGATCATGAGATAATAATGCGTcatgtgatgtaacaatggtgtaGCTCCACCTACGATTTTCGTTGAAATCTCGGAgatatataagatttctatgcggattgaaatgtttcaaaaaaaatcagaaaccAAAATGTCAAACTctttattttccaattttgctacaaattttaaagatttctttttaaagaacccaatacaatatattatcattttaatgGTGAAAAATTCCAATCCCCAAAAGTcaaattcgtttttttaatattacgtTCCAAATGTTTAAAGATATCAGCGAAACCTGTATAccatgttttgtaaatacaatGGTTTTgattacaacaaaatatttgctaTCATGTCCCACAGATTGTGTGTGTTGTGACAAATATAGATGTGGTTGGTTTGTGTATGAACAACTGCATCATGTATGTGGGGGCTTTATACATCATAAGTGCGAGTGCCACACACTTTGTATTCCTATATATGCATGTTTGAAGGTAAAGGAATATTCTGcagaatattttatacacGAAATCCCCTATTGCTAAACTATGGTAAAGTAAGattgattttacaaaaaaattggtaaaaaataaatacacacaCGATGCTGCTATgataatgttaaattattgaGTAGATGTTTACAGCTGAAATGCATTAATATGGTTTTAATATCCATTTTTTAAGTAGGGGAAATAAATAGAACAAAGGCGATCGCCTGAATTACTCCCCGTTGTAGTCCAGGGGCGACCGTGAAAAGCGCGTCACGACACCGCTTGAATCGTTGTGAACGTTAAGTTGGCAtggcaaataaaaaatttcttGTAAATtcaggaatttaaaaaaatgttcgtTTTTTCGTGAAGATTTTGTACAGTAGGGGTTTGCTTATTATGAAAAAAGGTCAACCTGTTGTGACAGCGAATCATGTAGCAGACGATGATTTAAACCAATGTTCGGAATCCCAGTGTATGATCCACGCtcattatgttttacaaatctTACAAATTCACCGCAAAAGTGGAAtgttttgtgatattttaGTAAGGACAAACGACCAAACATTTCACGCCCACAGGTCCCTTCTTGCCGCATGCAGTTTGTATTTTAGGTGagtttttgttggttttatataaacttatattttaaattatttgaatggTGGAAGCCGCAATATTTGTAAGAACTATCCGTTGCTAAGTTGTATTTCTCGCCAAAATTACTCCACAGTGATTATAAAGCGAGCCCACAAATCTTAAATTCACCACAATttcaataatgtttaaatgctCCCCCATATAagtctaaaattaaaaaaaattaaaattaaaaaaaattaaaattaaaaaaaaaactctggcgttcgtgtcgaaaattaactttaaaaatgcgcgaaaacatgctttgtcaccgtaattcgtctgatttgcgtaaggttaacgatttattacgtcataatcgcggtctgttacatcacaatagtggtatattacatagGTTACAAGACGGCATAGCCTTTTTTCCCCACTGTTTTAACGTGAAATCAAATGTAACAATAcacattctatgacgtaataacccaaccttggtttaattcataacggctggtgtggaaaatacggtgacgcagcgcgattttgtgcatttttaaagttaattttcgacacgaacgcccgagtggGTATCAGTGAAACCtaaagaacattttgaaaccaaaatttcaggtggccaccagctaaaggattacccatAAACT belongs to Ciona intestinalis unplaced genomic scaffold, KH HT000170.2, whole genome shotgun sequence and includes:
- the LOC100184070 gene encoding putative RNA-binding protein Luc7-like 2 translates to MSAQSQMRAMLDQLMGTQRDGTGSKSLQFDDDSVCKTFLLGCCPNDILSGTRADIGDCRKVHDLALKADYEMASKSKDYFYDFDAFDHLKSFISETDQKIEVSKKRLAEQQAEVSAEVQGKATTVQDLNEQIRKLLVKAEELGMQGEIEESKTVLSEVEKVKILKQEAEEAYKNSMPASTYQQQKLRVCEVCSAYLGLHDNDCRLADHFGGKLHAGFIQIRLKLDELKKKVTERKSEYEAVLLTRRMQQKERNGEERRRREKRYSPSHRRRHDGYRSRNSNRKSRERSRSRSRDRSYKRRSSPSRSRRSRS